From Pongo pygmaeus isolate AG05252 chromosome 2, NHGRI_mPonPyg2-v2.0_pri, whole genome shotgun sequence, a single genomic window includes:
- the LOC129033307 gene encoding olfactory receptor 5AC1, with translation MAEENKTLVTHFVLTGLTDHPGLQVPLFLVFLVIYLITLVGNLGLMALIWKDPHLHTPMYLFLGSLAFADACTSSSVTPKTLINFLSKNHMPSLAECATQFYFFGSNATTECFLLVVMAYDRCVAICNPLLYPVVMSNSLCTQFIGISYFIGFLHSAIHVGLLFRLTFCRSNIIHYFYCEILQLFKISCTNPTVNILLIFIFSAFIQVFTFMTLIVSYSYIISAILKKKSEKGRSKAFSTCSAHLLSVSLFYGTLFFMYVSPRSGSAADQAKMYSLFYTIIIPLLNPFIYSLRNKEVIDALRRIMKK, from the coding sequence atggcagaagaaaataagactctGGTGACTCACTTTGTCCTCACAGGACTTACAGATCATCCAGGGCTGCAGGTGCCCCTGTTCCTGGTGTTCTTGGTCATCTACCTCATCACCCTGGTGGGCAACCTTGGCCTGATGGCTCTCATCTGGAAGGACCCCCACCTTCACACCCCCATGTACTTATTTCTTGGCAGTTTAGCCTTTGCAGATGCATGCACTTCATCCTCTGTGACTCCTAAGACGCTTATCAATTTTTTATCAAAGAATCATATGCCATCCCTGGCTGAGTGTGCCACCcagttttacttttttggttCCAATGCAACCACAGAATGCTTCCTGCTGGTAGTGATGGCCTATGACCGCTGTGTAGCCATATGCAATCCCTTGCTTTATCCAGTGGTGATGTCCAATAGCCTCTGTACTCAGTTTATaggtatttcatattttattggttttctGCATTCAGCGATTCATGTGGGTTTGTTATTTAGATTAACTTTCTGCAGGTCcaatattatacattatttctACTGTGAAATTTTACAGCTGTTCAAAATTTCTTGCACCAATCCTACAGTTAATATACTTCTGATTTTCATCTTTTCAGCATTTATACAAGTCTTCACTTTTATGACACTGATTGTCTCTTATTCCTATATTATCTCTGCCATCCTGAAAAAGAAGTCTGAGAAGGGTAGAAGCAAAGCCTTTTCCACTTGCAGTGCCCATctgctctctgtctctttgttctATGGCACTCTCTTCTTCATGTATGTGAGTCCTAGGTCTGGATCAGCTGCAGATCAGGCCAAAATGTATTCCTTATTTTACACAATAATAATTCCTTTACTAAATCCTTTTATTTACAGCCTAAGGAACAAAGAGGTTATAGATGCCCTGAgaagaatcatgaagaaataa
- the LOC129033306 gene encoding LOW QUALITY PROTEIN: olfactory receptor 5AC2 (The sequence of the model RefSeq protein was modified relative to this genomic sequence to represent the inferred CDS: deleted 2 bases in 1 codon; substituted 1 base at 1 genomic stop codon): MDISEGNKTLVTEFGLTGLTDRPWLHVLFFVVFLMVYLITMVGNLGLIVLIWKDPRLHMPMYLFLGGLAFSDACTSTSVTPRMLVNFLDKTAMISLAECITQFYFFASSATTECFLLLVLAYDRCVATCNPLLYPAAMSNELSAQLISISYVMGFLHPLVHVSXLLRLTFCRFNIIHYFYCEVLQLFKISCNDPSINAQMIFIFGPFIQISTLTTIIISYTRVLFDILKKKSEKGRSKAFSACSAHLLSVSLCYGTLIFMYVRPASGLAEEQDKVYSLFYTIVIPLLNPFIYSLRNKEVMHALRRVIRK, translated from the exons ATGGATATATCAGAGGGAAATAAGACTCTTGTGACAGAGTTTGGTCTCACAGGACTTACGGATCGACCATGGCTGCACGTCCTCttctttgttgtgtttttgaTGGTCTATCTCATCACCATGGTGGGCAACCTTGGACTGATAGTTCTAATTTGGAAGGACCCCCGTCTTCACATGCCCATGTACTTATTCCTTGGTGGTTTAGCCTTTTCAGATGCTTGTACTTCAACCTCTGTAACCCCTAGGATGTTGGTCAATTTCTTAGACAAGACTGCAATGATATCCCTAGCTGAGTGCATCACtcagttttacttttttgcttCCAGTGCAACTACAGAATGCTTCCTCCTGCTGGTGTTGGCCTATGACCGCTGTGTAGCCACATGTAATCCCTTGCTTTATCCAGCGGCGATGTCCAACGAACTCAGCGCTCAGTTGATAAGCATTTCATATGTAATGGGTTTCCTGCATCCCCTGGTTCATGTGAGTTGACTATTGCGACTAACTTTCTGCAGGTTTAACATAATACATTATTTCTACTGTGAAGTTTTACAACTGTTCAAAATTTCATGCAATGATCCATCTATTAACGcacaaatgatatttatttttggtCCTTTTATACAAATATCCACTTTAACGACTATCATAATCTCTTATACTCGTGTGCTCTTtgatattctg aaaaaaaagtctgaaaaggGCAGAAGCAAAGCCTTCTCCGCATGCAGCGcccatctgctttctgtctcattgTGCTATGGAACTCTGATCTTCATGTATGTGCGTCCTGCATCTGGCTTAGCTGAAGAGCAAGACAAAGTGTATTCTCTGTTTTACACGATTGTAATTCCCCTGCTAAACCCATTTATTtacagcttgagaaataaagaagTCATGCATGCACTGAGAAGAGTTATAAGGAAGTAA